In Candidatus Defluviibacterium haderslevense, the following are encoded in one genomic region:
- a CDS encoding FAD-binding protein, whose protein sequence is MLIGTVDFTLDPNDLNNELVIRERIHQTAMFDLPLHFSYKIIRRNIDARNKSVFYVMRADIYEHEDLSQSLHVSSTYKEADSQKKIIIIGAGPCGYFAALQCLRHGMKPIVLDRGKDVRSRRVDLRAIQQQGIVNPNSNYCFGEGGAGTYSDGKLYTRADKRGNIKYVLNMLVDHGANPDILVDVHPHIGSNKLPEIVSQIRKTITQHGGEVHFNTCVNDFVIKNNKLVEIHTNQNSFLCEHVILATGHSARDIYSLLDRKNIEIFAKPFALGVRVEHPQSMIDQVQYKQKIRHPNLPAASYSLACQIEEKGVFSFCMCPGGLIVPASTAPGEIVVNGMSLSRRDSPYANSGLVTSVDEIDFQEFSHYKALSGMYYQAHIEKNVFSHSDGTQRVPAQRLTDFIHHKLSGTLPNSSYIPGTISSRVDQILPKPVYERLQRGLLQFGKKFKHYLTQEAIVVATESRTSAPVKIPRDPISLMHPQIIGLYPAGEGAGYAGGILSAAMDGIKVADAICQRLT, encoded by the coding sequence ATGTTAATTGGAACCGTTGATTTTACTTTAGATCCAAATGATCTAAATAATGAGCTCGTTATTAGAGAACGGATTCATCAAACAGCAATGTTTGATTTACCATTGCATTTCTCTTACAAAATCATTCGACGAAATATTGACGCACGGAATAAAAGTGTGTTCTATGTTATGCGTGCTGACATTTATGAGCATGAAGACCTAAGTCAATCTCTCCATGTTTCATCGACTTATAAGGAAGCAGATTCTCAAAAAAAAATTATCATTATTGGAGCAGGACCATGTGGCTATTTTGCAGCTCTACAATGTTTGCGACATGGTATGAAACCTATCGTATTAGATCGGGGTAAAGATGTTCGTTCCAGAAGAGTTGACTTAAGAGCCATACAACAACAAGGCATTGTCAATCCTAATTCAAACTACTGCTTTGGAGAAGGCGGAGCAGGAACTTATTCAGATGGCAAATTATATACAAGGGCTGATAAACGAGGAAACATTAAGTATGTTCTAAACATGCTCGTAGATCATGGTGCAAATCCGGACATACTTGTAGATGTGCATCCACATATCGGCAGTAATAAACTACCTGAAATCGTAAGTCAAATCAGAAAAACGATCACCCAACATGGTGGTGAAGTTCATTTTAATACTTGCGTGAATGACTTCGTCATAAAAAACAATAAATTAGTTGAAATCCATACCAATCAAAATTCGTTTTTGTGTGAGCATGTAATATTAGCAACTGGACATTCTGCACGAGACATATACAGCTTACTCGATAGAAAAAATATTGAAATATTTGCAAAACCATTTGCATTGGGTGTCAGAGTAGAACATCCTCAATCTATGATTGACCAAGTTCAGTATAAACAAAAAATCCGGCATCCCAATTTACCAGCTGCGAGTTATAGTCTTGCGTGTCAAATTGAAGAAAAGGGTGTATTCTCCTTCTGTATGTGTCCTGGTGGATTGATCGTTCCTGCATCGACTGCACCTGGAGAAATTGTTGTCAATGGAATGTCATTATCTCGTAGAGATTCACCCTATGCGAATAGTGGACTTGTAACTTCTGTAGATGAAATTGATTTTCAAGAATTTTCCCATTATAAGGCTTTGAGTGGCATGTATTACCAAGCTCATATTGAAAAAAATGTCTTTAGTCACAGTGATGGAACCCAACGTGTACCTGCTCAAAGATTAACAGATTTTATCCACCATAAATTAAGTGGTACTTTACCAAATTCATCCTATATACCTGGAACCATTTCTTCCAGAGTTGATCAAATTTTACCTAAACCTGTCTATGAAAGACTTCAACGTGGTTTACTTCAATTTGGCAAAAAATTTAAACACTATCTAACCCAAGAAGCGATTGTTGTTGCAACAGAATCACGTACCAGTGCTCCTGTTAAAATACCACGTGATCCGATCAGCTTGATGCATCCCCAAATTATTGGATTATATCCTGCAGGCGAAGGTGCAGGTTATGCAGGTGGAATTTTGTCTGCAGCAATGGATGGAATCAAAGTGGCCGATGCCATTTGTCAAAGGTTGACGTGA
- a CDS encoding sigma-70 family RNA polymerase sigma factor translates to MFNNQVAEITLIQRIQAKDSSALAELMDLYGAALNGVVQRILTNPEEVEEVMQDSFVKIWNHSLTYDPAKGRLFTWMLNIARNQAIDRLKSKHNKNQSKIHSIDNVVNQVDMEHKQQMSVDHIGVQHLMNKLQGDQLNLIQKVYFEGYTQQELSDELKIPLGTVKTKIRTAIIELRKYFIDK, encoded by the coding sequence ATGTTTAATAATCAAGTAGCTGAAATAACACTCATCCAACGCATTCAAGCGAAGGATAGTAGTGCTTTAGCTGAATTGATGGATCTATACGGAGCAGCACTGAATGGGGTAGTACAAAGAATTTTAACAAATCCTGAAGAAGTAGAGGAAGTCATGCAGGATAGTTTTGTGAAGATTTGGAATCATAGTTTAACTTACGATCCAGCTAAAGGAAGATTATTTACCTGGATGTTGAATATTGCAAGGAATCAGGCAATAGATCGTTTGAAATCTAAACACAATAAAAATCAATCTAAAATCCATTCCATTGATAATGTCGTAAATCAAGTTGATATGGAACACAAACAGCAAATGTCTGTAGATCATATTGGAGTTCAACATTTAATGAATAAATTACAAGGTGATCAATTGAATTTAATTCAAAAGGTTTATTTTGAAGGGTATACTCAACAAGAATTATCAGATGAATTAAAGATACCTTTGGGAACCGTTAAAACTAAAATTAGAACAGCTATTATAGAATTGAGGAAATATTTTATTGACAAGTAA
- a CDS encoding ribulose-phosphate 3-epimerase gives MPKHLIAPSLLSCDFFNLTKDIELINTSEADWLHIDIMDGRFVPNISFGFPIMDAIKDHCNKVKDVHLMIVEPEKYLARFRSSGADVITVHYEACTHLHRTIQQIKELGAMAGVALNPHTPVSFLYDVLEDIDLVLLMSVNPGFGGQKFIYRTLDKIETLKSEIISRNLNVKIEVDGGVGLQNAERILQAGADVLVAGNAVFGDPNPTKVISQLKQIGLNI, from the coding sequence ATGCCAAAACATCTTATTGCGCCTTCTCTATTGTCCTGTGATTTTTTTAATCTTACTAAGGACATTGAACTTATCAATACCAGCGAGGCAGATTGGCTTCATATTGATATTATGGATGGCAGATTTGTGCCCAATATTTCATTTGGTTTTCCAATCATGGATGCCATAAAAGACCATTGCAATAAAGTAAAAGACGTACACCTAATGATTGTGGAACCTGAAAAATATTTAGCCAGGTTTCGTAGTTCAGGAGCTGATGTCATAACAGTTCATTACGAAGCATGCACACATCTCCATCGAACAATTCAACAAATCAAGGAACTGGGTGCTATGGCCGGGGTTGCTCTAAATCCACATACGCCGGTAAGCTTTTTATATGATGTATTAGAAGATATCGATTTGGTATTGTTGATGTCTGTGAATCCTGGTTTTGGCGGTCAAAAATTTATATATCGTACGCTTGACAAAATTGAAACATTAAAATCTGAAATCATATCTAGAAATCTGAATGTAAAAATCGAAGTGGATGGTGGTGTTGGATTACAGAATGCAGAACGCATTCTTCAAGCGGGTGCAGATGTCCTTGTGGCTGGTAACGCTGTGTTTGGAGATCCAAATCCCACGAAGGTCATTTCTCAATTAAAACAAATTGGCCTTAACATTTAA
- the rpsP gene encoding 30S ribosomal protein S16 → MAVKIRLQRKGRKKAPFYHIVIADSRSPRDGKFIQNIGMYNPISKPAIIELDRDAAFKWLMQGAEPTDTVKAILKYKGVMYRKHLSRGVAKGSFTQEKADEMYLAWVDQKEGKILDKVSARKAELEAINKKLVGTKKEKAAPVVVEEAVSPDAETENVAETPSEDVSSTEETKAEE, encoded by the coding sequence ATGGCCGTTAAAATCAGATTACAGCGTAAAGGACGTAAAAAAGCACCGTTTTACCACATTGTTATAGCAGATTCAAGATCTCCAAGAGATGGTAAATTCATACAAAACATTGGGATGTATAATCCTATTTCTAAGCCAGCGATTATAGAATTGGATCGCGATGCAGCGTTCAAATGGTTGATGCAAGGAGCAGAACCTACGGATACGGTTAAAGCGATTTTAAAATACAAAGGTGTAATGTACCGCAAGCACTTATCTCGAGGTGTTGCTAAGGGTTCGTTTACTCAAGAGAAAGCAGATGAAATGTACTTAGCTTGGGTTGATCAAAAAGAAGGCAAGATCCTAGACAAAGTAAGTGCCCGTAAAGCTGAACTTGAAGCTATTAATAAAAAGTTGGTTGGAACTAAGAAAGAGAAGGCAGCACCAGTAGTAGTGGAAGAAGCAGTTTCTCCTGACGCCGAAACGGAAAACGTTGCAGAAACACCATCAGAAGATGTAAGTTCAACTGAAGAAACAAAAGCAGAAGAATAA
- a CDS encoding tetratricopeptide repeat protein has product MKKGIYRYTYLVLIISCSSFAFYIYNKGKNTVQLPQLKDRNAELSLAADWPIVQKTTAQLLTEIKKKPGQNKFYLALAKEYLQEGRVSGNFSYYNEACLELIDHVLKKEPKNLDALCLKGTVLMSQHRFEECKQLMEGVALENSYNAYVFGLLTDAHLELGNYSEAILMADKMVGLRPDLRSYSRISYLRELHGDVPGAIEAIQLAITAGYPGGEETEWARMVLAHLYENSGDLVRAEEQYRMALEERPNYPFALSGLGKIAKANGILNQAIQYQLDAIKIMADASFFEELVELYGLNQQLDTMNEYAQLTINSLKKDNDIAYKDQKMGHFSDRELAKLYLSIKDFKNALEYSKRDYERRPMNIESCELLAWSYYNLGQLAELKPLIEKAMRTNYKNPEFLARIGIMQKAIGNQSLGLELIKSAFAKKPYLDTELEAVIWML; this is encoded by the coding sequence ATGAAAAAAGGAATTTACCGTTATACTTATCTGGTCTTGATTATCTCTTGTTCCAGTTTTGCTTTTTATATTTATAATAAGGGAAAAAATACTGTTCAATTACCCCAATTGAAAGACCGTAATGCTGAATTATCACTTGCTGCTGATTGGCCCATTGTACAAAAAACTACTGCTCAGCTATTGACTGAAATAAAGAAAAAACCAGGGCAAAATAAATTTTATCTGGCATTGGCTAAAGAATATTTGCAGGAGGGTAGGGTTAGTGGAAATTTTTCATATTATAATGAAGCTTGTCTTGAACTCATAGACCATGTGCTTAAAAAGGAACCAAAAAATTTAGATGCCTTATGCCTAAAAGGAACCGTTCTCATGTCTCAACATAGATTTGAAGAGTGCAAACAATTGATGGAAGGAGTTGCTCTGGAAAATAGTTATAATGCTTATGTATTTGGATTATTAACTGATGCTCATCTGGAATTGGGAAATTATAGTGAAGCCATATTGATGGCAGACAAAATGGTTGGATTGAGACCTGATCTTAGATCTTATTCGAGAATTTCTTATTTAAGAGAATTGCATGGCGATGTGCCAGGTGCAATAGAGGCTATTCAGTTAGCTATTACTGCTGGTTATCCGGGGGGTGAAGAAACAGAATGGGCCAGAATGGTATTGGCTCATCTGTATGAAAATTCAGGTGATTTAGTTCGTGCTGAGGAACAGTATCGAATGGCTTTGGAAGAACGTCCTAATTATCCTTTTGCATTATCAGGACTTGGTAAAATTGCTAAAGCAAATGGAATATTAAATCAAGCTATTCAATATCAACTTGATGCCATCAAGATTATGGCAGATGCTTCATTTTTTGAGGAATTAGTTGAATTGTATGGTCTAAATCAACAACTTGATACAATGAATGAATATGCCCAACTAACAATAAATTCACTAAAAAAAGATAATGACATTGCATATAAAGATCAGAAAATGGGACACTTCTCTGATCGTGAATTAGCGAAACTTTATTTGAGCATTAAAGATTTTAAAAATGCTCTTGAGTATAGTAAACGAGATTATGAACGTAGACCGATGAATATTGAATCTTGTGAATTATTAGCATGGTCCTATTATAATTTGGGTCAACTAGCAGAATTGAAACCTTTAATCGAAAAGGCTATGCGAACAAATTATAAAAACCCTGAATTTTTAGCCCGAATAGGAATTATGCAGAAAGCAATAGGTAATCAGTCTTTGGGACTTGAACTCATAAAATCAGCATTTGCCAAAAAACCTTACTTGGACACTGAATTAGAAGCTGTTATTTGGATGTTATGA
- the kdsA gene encoding 3-deoxy-8-phosphooctulonate synthase yields MDWTRFTKPESKQFFLIAGPCAVESEEICMEIAERVSVICKRLDIPYIFKASFKKANRSKIDSFTGIGDATGLDIIQKVGLKFQIPTTTDIHTDDDAQTAAQFVDILQIPAFLCRQTSLLLAAAETMKVVNVKKGQFMSPEGMKHAVDKIHKSGNPNVWLTERGTTFGYQDLIVDYRGIPTMKSFDVPVIMDCTHSLQQPNQPSGVTGGRPDLIETIAKAAIAVGTDGLFIETHPNPKEAKSDGANMLPLDQLESLLEKLIKIRAAII; encoded by the coding sequence ATGGATTGGACTCGTTTTACAAAACCGGAATCAAAGCAGTTTTTTTTAATTGCTGGGCCTTGTGCTGTTGAATCTGAAGAAATCTGTATGGAAATTGCCGAACGCGTGTCAGTTATCTGTAAACGTTTAGACATACCCTATATTTTTAAAGCTTCATTCAAAAAAGCCAATCGATCGAAAATAGATTCTTTTACAGGAATAGGAGATGCAACTGGATTAGACATTATCCAAAAAGTAGGTCTTAAATTTCAAATTCCAACAACAACGGATATACATACCGATGATGATGCTCAAACTGCAGCTCAATTTGTTGACATTCTCCAAATCCCGGCTTTTCTATGCAGGCAGACATCACTATTGCTTGCTGCTGCAGAAACGATGAAAGTAGTCAATGTTAAAAAAGGGCAATTCATGAGTCCTGAAGGCATGAAACATGCAGTAGATAAAATTCATAAATCAGGAAATCCTAATGTTTGGCTTACAGAACGTGGAACAACATTTGGATATCAAGATTTAATCGTAGACTATAGAGGGATTCCCACAATGAAGTCTTTTGATGTTCCAGTCATCATGGATTGCACGCATTCATTGCAACAACCCAATCAACCTTCAGGTGTAACGGGTGGACGTCCTGATCTGATCGAAACTATAGCTAAAGCAGCGATCGCAGTCGGCACAGATGGTTTATTTATCGAAACACATCCCAATCCAAAAGAAGCTAAATCTGATGGTGCTAATATGTTACCCTTAGATCAGTTAGAATCTTTATTGGAAAAATTAATTAAAATAAGAGCTGCTATCATCTAA
- a CDS encoding DUF1801 domain-containing protein — protein MAFQNGIQFKSLVEFWEYLPPEESLIAEILRQIIIEKLPLTHKEKLCYNVPYFYLKRRVCFIWPASIPWGGFKHGVMLGFCYGNRLHDKHQYLTHGTNKQVFYKIYKSAEEIDESAIQQLINEAIAIDETW, from the coding sequence ATGGCATTCCAAAATGGCATTCAATTCAAATCCTTAGTGGAATTTTGGGAATATCTTCCACCAGAAGAATCTTTAATTGCCGAAATATTGAGGCAAATTATAATTGAAAAATTGCCATTAACACACAAAGAAAAATTATGTTATAATGTACCCTACTTTTATCTAAAACGCCGTGTATGTTTTATATGGCCTGCATCTATTCCATGGGGAGGATTCAAACATGGTGTTATGTTGGGATTTTGTTACGGCAACCGACTTCATGATAAACATCAATATTTAACCCATGGAACGAACAAACAAGTATTTTATAAAATTTATAAATCTGCAGAAGAAATAGACGAAAGTGCAATTCAGCAATTAATCAATGAAGCCATTGCAATAGATGAAACCTGGTGA
- a CDS encoding HupE/UreJ family protein encodes MNKLIGSLMILFFGLPIIVNAHTIDYELVNLSSEDIVGQYLSLGFTHIIPLGLDHILFVISLFLLGNKLSNIIWQATAFTVAHSITLGLAMYGYIKPLPEIIEPIIALSIFFVAIENIIVKEIKPSRIVIVFLFGLVHGMGFANVLVDLGLPQKDYFLSLFSFNLGVELGQLAIILICWLIIGKWFYQKTWYRQRIIVPISCIIAIISMYWIYERMI; translated from the coding sequence ATGAATAAATTAATTGGGTCTTTGATGATTCTTTTTTTTGGTTTGCCAATAATTGTTAATGCACACACCATTGATTATGAATTGGTCAATCTTTCAAGTGAAGATATAGTTGGCCAATATTTGAGTTTAGGATTTACGCATATTATTCCCTTGGGCTTAGATCATATTTTGTTTGTGATCAGTTTGTTTTTATTAGGGAATAAATTATCTAATATAATTTGGCAAGCTACCGCATTTACGGTAGCACATTCGATTACATTGGGATTGGCAATGTATGGTTATATAAAACCATTACCTGAAATTATTGAACCTATTATCGCTTTATCCATATTTTTTGTTGCCATTGAAAATATTATAGTTAAAGAGATTAAACCAAGTCGAATTGTTATTGTATTTCTATTTGGCTTGGTTCATGGTATGGGTTTTGCTAATGTTTTGGTTGATTTGGGCTTGCCCCAAAAAGACTATTTTTTGAGTTTGTTTAGTTTCAATTTGGGTGTTGAATTAGGTCAACTTGCCATTATACTAATATGTTGGTTGATTATTGGAAAATGGTTTTATCAAAAAACATGGTATCGACAAAGAATCATTGTCCCAATATCATGTATTATTGCTATAATATCAATGTATTGGATTTATGAAAGAATGATTTGA
- a CDS encoding MATE family efflux transporter, translated as MVTPFPKKTFLAKSISIIKQSLDGKEQDYTSGSIRTAVFLLAIPMILELSLESVFAVVDIFFVSKLGQDAIATVGLTESMIMIIYSIAIGLSTGATAIVARRVGEKDPYSAATAGIQSLFIAFGITLVLSIIGIIYAETFLSWMGASDSVIKNGSIFTRIMLGGSGAIIFIFLINGIFRGAGNAAMAMKSLWIASIINIILCPIFIHYLGLKGAAIATVIGRSTGVIYQCYHLFKGSGMLQFHRHQFKLNFNIIKSLIHISWPATLQFLIASGSWIVIAKIVAETGGTTASAGFQIALRNVVFFIMPAWGLSNAAATLVGQNLGAKQIQRAEKSVQITLKYNAIFMSLVMLLFIFFADSIIRIFTHDEPVIGYAVQSLQIIGAGYIFYGIGMVMIQALNGAGDTRTPTIINFVCFWLFQIPLAYLLAYTFNLKALGAFIAIPIAETLIALIAWYYFNKGYWKQIKV; from the coding sequence ATTGTGACTCCCTTTCCAAAGAAAACTTTTCTAGCTAAATCAATTTCCATAATTAAGCAATCATTAGATGGCAAAGAACAAGATTACACTTCAGGAAGTATTCGAACTGCAGTATTTCTATTAGCTATACCAATGATATTGGAATTAAGTTTAGAAAGTGTATTTGCAGTAGTAGACATTTTTTTTGTAAGTAAGTTGGGTCAAGATGCCATTGCAACTGTTGGCTTAACGGAGTCTATGATCATGATCATTTATTCTATTGCTATTGGCTTAAGTACTGGTGCAACCGCAATTGTGGCACGTCGCGTAGGCGAAAAAGATCCTTACTCCGCAGCAACTGCCGGAATCCAATCCCTTTTTATTGCATTTGGGATTACACTTGTATTAAGTATTATTGGAATAATCTATGCTGAAACATTTTTATCTTGGATGGGAGCTAGTGATTCTGTAATTAAAAACGGTAGCATTTTCACCCGTATCATGTTAGGTGGAAGTGGCGCCATTATTTTCATATTTTTAATCAATGGAATTTTTAGAGGTGCTGGAAATGCAGCTATGGCTATGAAAAGTTTATGGATAGCAAGTATCATCAATATTATTCTTTGTCCAATTTTTATTCATTATTTAGGTTTGAAGGGTGCGGCTATAGCGACCGTGATTGGAAGAAGCACAGGAGTTATTTATCAATGTTATCATTTATTTAAAGGAAGTGGCATGTTGCAATTTCATAGACATCAATTTAAACTAAATTTTAACATCATCAAATCATTGATTCATATATCATGGCCAGCTACCTTACAATTTTTAATTGCAAGTGGGAGTTGGATTGTCATTGCAAAAATAGTTGCTGAAACTGGAGGTACCACTGCATCAGCAGGATTTCAAATTGCACTTAGAAATGTAGTATTTTTTATTATGCCGGCTTGGGGATTAAGCAACGCTGCAGCAACATTGGTAGGACAAAATTTGGGAGCAAAGCAAATTCAAAGAGCAGAAAAAAGTGTGCAGATTACCTTGAAATACAATGCTATATTCATGAGTTTGGTGATGTTGCTTTTTATATTTTTTGCTGATTCAATCATCAGAATATTTACCCACGACGAACCCGTAATCGGATACGCAGTACAATCTCTACAAATTATTGGTGCCGGATATATTTTTTATGGTATTGGAATGGTTATGATCCAAGCATTAAATGGAGCAGGTGATACTCGAACGCCGACGATTATTAATTTTGTTTGTTTCTGGTTATTTCAAATTCCATTGGCCTATCTACTTGCCTATACATTCAATTTAAAAGCCTTAGGTGCATTTATTGCCATTCCTATTGCTGAGACGTTGATAGCACTTATCGCATGGTATTATTTCAATAAAGGATATTGGAAGCAAATTAAAGTATAA
- a CDS encoding TonB-dependent receptor: MRRFIIPIFLFLLYDNAFTQQSSKFYGQATDAQNGLPLELVIVYVPETNVYFETKENGRFSLEISATKNLIIKCSRLGYQTQTITLGNWSGTKDQGLNISLIPITNQEIIIKENVNTSNSNIKENVKSFELIPTTTGNIESILPSIALGVRSSSGGELSSQYSVRGGSYDENLVIINDFEVFRPQLIRNGQQEGLTFPNADLIRELNFSSGGFESKYGDKSSSVLDIKYKVPDSLRFSIMGSLLGASGHLEGSKKYRKNSPSKINYLLGARYKTSKYLLASQDLKGEYQPNFLDLQSFITVDLNAAFQLAFIGNINRSQFKLIPEESTQAKGSISFVLKLNAYYEGQELDYFNQSMGGLSLTYLPKNKKHPHFLKYMSAVYTGIEAEQFDILGYYRLSEIETTNDENAGKEIKLWGTGTQHLYTRNYLESLIFHNEIRGGLELRNKGMGGHFIQYGLSFRHEDLQDRINEWERIDSAGYSIPNSDTLVLLNSVLKTKNQFTNTKSAFWLQDEISLFEQSKIALKITPGVRLQYTELNQEMIFNPRCKFEWVPKNSTRNVRYWFSTGLYHQPPFYRELRTPNGSINEDLKSQKSAHFVAGMVANLKLKKVGPTPFKWISEIYYKKLWDVVSYDLDNVRILYSGQNDAEAYAIGWDNRINGEFAPGAESWVNLSFLRTYEHLYDVQHKVRESGNPNGKEVNNVPRPTDQFFSISMFFQDYLPRNPNFKAHLQATVASGLPYGFKGDNIVYRNEYRHKPYHRVDIGFSTLLWDSHKKSAKPYNPLRFCRQSWISLEVFNLLKVKNEASVRWIKSVYNYQFAIPNYLSSRRINLRLRFDF, encoded by the coding sequence ATGAGGCGATTTATTATCCCAATATTTCTATTTCTTTTATATGATAATGCATTTACCCAACAATCGTCCAAATTCTATGGTCAGGCTACAGATGCTCAAAATGGATTGCCTTTAGAATTAGTTATAGTTTATGTACCTGAGACTAATGTATACTTTGAGACCAAAGAAAACGGACGTTTCAGTCTTGAAATCAGTGCAACAAAAAATTTAATCATAAAATGTAGTCGTTTAGGTTACCAAACTCAAACCATTACCTTGGGAAATTGGTCTGGCACGAAGGATCAAGGACTTAATATTAGTTTAATTCCCATTACCAATCAAGAAATCATCATCAAAGAAAATGTAAATACTAGCAACTCGAATATTAAAGAAAATGTAAAATCATTTGAACTGATTCCTACAACTACCGGGAATATAGAAAGTATACTTCCCAGTATAGCCTTAGGTGTTAGGAGTAGTAGCGGTGGTGAATTGTCTTCTCAATACAGCGTAAGAGGCGGCAGCTATGATGAAAATTTAGTAATTATCAATGATTTTGAAGTCTTTCGACCCCAATTAATTAGAAACGGTCAACAAGAAGGACTAACTTTTCCAAATGCTGATTTGATAAGGGAATTAAATTTTTCCTCGGGTGGATTCGAATCAAAATATGGGGACAAATCTTCTTCTGTTCTTGATATCAAATACAAGGTTCCTGATTCGTTGAGATTTAGCATAATGGGCAGTTTACTTGGAGCTAGTGGACATCTTGAAGGTTCAAAAAAGTACAGAAAAAACAGTCCTTCAAAAATCAATTATTTGCTTGGTGCACGATATAAAACAAGTAAATATTTATTGGCTTCTCAAGATTTAAAAGGTGAATATCAACCCAATTTTTTAGATCTACAATCGTTTATTACAGTTGATTTAAATGCTGCTTTCCAATTAGCTTTTATTGGAAATATAAATCGCAGTCAATTTAAATTAATACCTGAAGAAAGCACACAAGCTAAAGGCTCTATAAGCTTTGTTCTTAAATTAAACGCCTATTACGAAGGACAGGAATTGGATTATTTCAATCAATCTATGGGTGGACTAAGTCTGACCTATTTACCTAAAAATAAAAAGCACCCGCATTTTTTAAAATATATGTCAGCTGTTTATACTGGAATTGAAGCGGAGCAATTCGATATACTGGGTTATTATCGGCTTTCAGAAATTGAAACGACCAACGATGAAAATGCAGGTAAGGAAATCAAGCTATGGGGAACCGGTACTCAACATTTATACACCAGAAATTATTTAGAAAGCTTAATATTTCACAATGAAATTCGAGGAGGGCTGGAATTGAGAAACAAAGGCATGGGTGGACATTTTATACAATATGGTTTATCATTTAGACATGAAGATTTACAAGATCGCATTAATGAATGGGAACGCATAGATTCTGCAGGTTATTCGATACCTAATTCAGATACTTTAGTGCTTTTAAATTCAGTACTTAAAACAAAAAATCAATTTACGAATACCAAATCAGCTTTCTGGTTACAAGATGAAATCAGCCTATTTGAGCAGTCCAAAATAGCTTTGAAAATAACTCCTGGAGTCCGACTACAATACACGGAATTAAATCAGGAAATGATTTTCAATCCACGGTGCAAATTCGAATGGGTTCCAAAAAACAGTACTAGGAATGTCCGATATTGGTTTTCTACAGGCTTGTATCACCAACCGCCATTTTATAGAGAGTTAAGAACTCCAAATGGATCTATAAATGAAGACTTGAAGTCTCAAAAATCAGCGCATTTTGTTGCCGGTATGGTTGCTAATTTGAAATTAAAAAAAGTTGGACCAACACCTTTCAAATGGATATCTGAAATTTACTATAAGAAACTTTGGGATGTAGTCAGTTATGACTTAGATAATGTCAGAATCCTATATTCTGGTCAAAACGATGCAGAGGCCTATGCAATCGGTTGGGATAATCGGATTAATGGAGAATTTGCCCCTGGAGCTGAATCTTGGGTAAACCTTTCATTCCTGAGAACATACGAACATTTGTATGACGTACAACATAAAGTTAGGGAATCTGGAAACCCTAATGGCAAAGAGGTCAATAACGTTCCCCGACCCACAGACCAATTCTTTTCTATCAGTATGTTTTTCCAGGATTACCTTCCTAGAAATCCCAATTTCAAAGCTCATTTACAAGCTACAGTCGCAAGTGGATTGCCCTATGGATTCAAAGGAGATAATATCGTATACCGCAATGAATACAGGCATAAACCCTATCATAGGGTAGATATTGGATTCTCTACTTTGCTTTGGGATAGCCATAAAAAATCTGCAAAACCTTACAATCCACTTCGTTTTTGTAGACAGTCATGGATCAGCTTGGAAGTATTTAACTTGTTGAAAGTCAAGAATGAAGCATCGGTTAGATGGATCAAATCGGTATACAACTATCAATTTGCAATACCCAATTATTTAAGTTCCAGAAGAATAAATCTTAGATTGAGATTTGATTTTTAA